A single Tenacibaculum sp. Bg11-29 DNA region contains:
- the ettA gene encoding energy-dependent translational throttle protein EttA, producing the protein MSDDKKVIFSMNKVSKTFQSTNKQVLKDIYLSFFYGAKIGILGLNGSGKSTLLKIIAGVEKNFQGDVTFSPGYKVGYLEQEPKLDDTKTVIEIVREGVAETVAILEEYNKINDMFGLEEVYSDADKMDKLMAQQAELQDKIDASNAWELDTKLEIAMDALRTPDGDTPIKNLSGGERRRVALCRLLLQEPEILLLDEPTNHLDAESVHWLEHHLAQYKGTVIAVTHDRYFLDNVAGWILELDRGEGIPWKGNYSSWLDQKSQRMAQESKTASKRQKTLERELEWVRQGAKGRQTKQKARLKNYDKLMSQDQKQTDEKLEIYIPNGPRLGTNVIEASGVSKAFGEKLLYDNLEFNLPQAGIVGIIGPNGAGKTTIFKMIMGEETPDGGSFKVGETAKIAYVDQAHSNIDQDKSIWENFSEGQDLVMMGGKQVNSRAYLSRFNFGGSEQNKKVSTLSGGERNRLHLAMTLKEEGNVLLLDEPTNDLDVNTLRALEEGLENFAGCAVVISHDRWFLDRICTHILAFEGNSEVYFFEGGFSEYEENKKKRLGGDLMPKRIKYRKLIR; encoded by the coding sequence ATGTCAGACGATAAGAAAGTCATTTTTTCAATGAATAAGGTCTCTAAGACCTTTCAAAGTACAAATAAGCAAGTTTTAAAAGATATTTATTTAAGTTTCTTTTATGGAGCTAAAATTGGTATCCTTGGTCTTAATGGATCGGGTAAATCTACATTATTAAAAATTATTGCTGGAGTAGAAAAAAACTTTCAAGGAGATGTTACATTTTCTCCAGGTTATAAGGTTGGATACTTAGAGCAAGAACCAAAATTAGATGATACTAAAACGGTTATAGAAATCGTAAGAGAAGGTGTTGCTGAAACCGTAGCTATTTTAGAAGAGTACAATAAAATCAACGATATGTTTGGTTTAGAAGAAGTGTATTCTGATGCTGATAAGATGGATAAGTTAATGGCGCAACAAGCAGAGCTTCAAGATAAAATTGATGCTTCTAATGCTTGGGAACTTGATACTAAATTAGAAATTGCTATGGATGCATTGCGTACTCCAGATGGTGATACTCCAATTAAAAACTTATCAGGAGGGGAAAGAAGAAGAGTTGCTTTATGTAGATTGTTATTACAAGAACCAGAAATATTATTATTAGATGAACCTACCAATCACTTGGATGCAGAATCTGTACACTGGTTAGAGCATCATTTAGCACAATATAAAGGAACTGTAATTGCTGTAACGCACGATAGATATTTCTTAGATAACGTTGCAGGTTGGATTTTAGAATTAGACAGAGGTGAAGGAATTCCTTGGAAAGGGAATTATTCTTCTTGGTTAGATCAAAAATCTCAAAGAATGGCGCAAGAAAGCAAAACAGCTTCTAAACGTCAGAAAACGTTAGAGCGAGAATTAGAATGGGTTCGTCAAGGAGCAAAAGGACGTCAAACAAAGCAAAAAGCACGTTTGAAGAACTATGATAAGTTGATGAGTCAAGATCAGAAACAAACAGATGAGAAATTAGAAATATACATTCCTAATGGACCTCGTTTAGGTACCAATGTAATTGAAGCTAGTGGTGTTTCGAAAGCATTTGGAGAAAAATTATTATATGATAATTTAGAGTTTAATTTACCACAAGCAGGAATTGTTGGAATTATTGGTCCCAATGGAGCAGGTAAAACAACTATTTTTAAAATGATTATGGGTGAGGAAACTCCTGATGGTGGAAGTTTTAAAGTAGGTGAAACTGCTAAAATTGCCTATGTAGATCAAGCGCACTCTAATATTGATCAAGATAAATCTATTTGGGAAAATTTTTCTGAAGGGCAAGATTTAGTAATGATGGGAGGAAAGCAAGTAAATTCTCGTGCTTACTTAAGTCGTTTTAATTTTGGAGGAAGTGAGCAGAACAAAAAAGTTTCTACATTATCTGGTGGTGAGCGTAACCGATTGCATTTAGCAATGACTTTAAAAGAAGAAGGAAATGTGCTATTATTAGATGAGCCTACGAATGATTTAGATGTAAATACACTAAGAGCATTAGAAGAAGGTTTAGAAAACTTTGCAGGTTGTGCGGTTGTTATTAGTCACGATAGATGGTTTTTAGATCGAATTTGTACACATATTTTAGCTTTTGAAGGAAATAGTGAAGTTTATTTCTTTGAAGGAGGTTTCTCTGAATATGAAGAAAACAAGAAGAAACGTTTAGGTGGAGATTTAATGCCAAAACGAATTAAATACAGAAAGCTAATTAGATAA
- a CDS encoding CAL67264 family membrane protein has protein sequence MNKNTVLSWATFIMILIGLLLICLGAFRYNEVAGYGFAAVGLGFFANAWVFNALKGRV, from the coding sequence ATGAATAAAAACACGGTTCTAAGTTGGGCTACATTTATAATGATTTTAATTGGTCTTTTATTAATATGTTTAGGAGCTTTTAGATATAATGAAGTAGCAGGTTATGGGTTTGCAGCAGTTGGACTAGGTTTTTTTGCGAATGCCTGGGTGTTTAATGCTTTAAAAGGACGAGTTTAA
- the lpxD gene encoding UDP-3-O-(3-hydroxymyristoyl)glucosamine N-acyltransferase — MKSFTIKEINSLVNGELIGDCSEKITAPEQIEKARKGEITFIGNKKFTRLWEKSNASAAIIDNKLDIQPGENKAFIKVANADLAMATLLEAFQPEAPYFEIAIHPTAVIDSSVKLGKKCTIGANSYIGKNVVIGDGVVIYPNVSIFDDSIIGDNTIIWSGTVIRERSEIGKNCIFHANVSIGADGFGYRPSEQGLTKIPHIGNVVIGNQVEIGANSCVDRGKFSSTILGDGCKIDNLVQIGHNSVLGRFCIMAGNSGLAGSVTLGDGVIIGGSASIKDHTTIHSGAKVGAGSGVIADVPAGKSVVGYPATDAREMMKQWVTLRKLARK; from the coding sequence ATGAAATCATTTACAATAAAAGAAATTAATTCACTAGTTAATGGGGAATTGATAGGGGATTGTTCTGAGAAAATTACTGCTCCAGAACAGATTGAAAAAGCAAGAAAAGGTGAAATTACTTTTATTGGAAATAAGAAATTTACACGTTTATGGGAAAAGTCTAATGCAAGTGCTGCTATTATAGATAATAAATTAGATATTCAACCAGGAGAAAATAAAGCGTTTATAAAAGTTGCTAATGCAGACCTAGCTATGGCTACTTTATTAGAAGCCTTTCAGCCAGAAGCACCATATTTTGAAATAGCTATTCACCCAACAGCAGTAATTGATAGTTCTGTTAAATTAGGTAAAAAATGTACAATAGGTGCAAATAGTTATATCGGTAAAAACGTAGTTATAGGAGATGGAGTAGTTATATACCCAAATGTTTCAATTTTTGATGATTCTATAATTGGAGATAATACCATTATTTGGTCTGGTACCGTAATAAGGGAACGAAGTGAAATAGGAAAAAACTGTATTTTTCATGCAAATGTGAGTATTGGTGCAGATGGGTTTGGGTATAGACCAAGTGAACAAGGATTAACAAAAATTCCACATATAGGAAATGTTGTAATAGGTAATCAAGTAGAAATAGGTGCTAATTCTTGTGTTGATAGAGGGAAATTTAGTTCTACTATTCTAGGAGACGGGTGTAAGATTGATAACTTAGTTCAAATAGGACATAATTCTGTGCTAGGTAGGTTTTGTATTATGGCAGGAAATAGTGGATTAGCAGGTTCAGTTACTTTAGGAGATGGTGTTATTATCGGAGGGAGTGCTTCTATAAAAGATCATACAACTATTCATTCAGGAGCGAAAGTAGGTGCCGGATCAGGAGTTATTGCAGATGTGCCAGCAGGAAAGTCAGTTGTAGGTTACCCAGCAACCGATGCTCGTGAAATGATGAAACAATGGGTTACTTTGCGTAAGTTAGCTAGAAAATAA